The Tenuifilum thalassicum genome includes the window GTTTTTAAAAGGTGCTGGTTTCGGCCAGGGAAGATAAGTCCAGGAGCATTAGGAAGTACAGCAAGAGTTGCTGCTTCGGCCCAACTTAAATTGTTGGGGCTCGTGTTATAGTATCGCCATGCTGCAGCATCTAAACCAACAACATTGCCCCCAAATGGTGCATGCGAAGCATACATTGCCAAAATACTTTTTTTGGAATAGGCAAGTTCTGTCCGAAACGCTAAAACTATTTCTATTACTTTCTCAAGATATGTCCTTGGCTTTACTTTTCGCGATAAACGAACCAGCTGCATGGTAATTGTACTTGCACCGCTTACAATCTCATTCTTTCTGATGTTTTGTATAGCAGCTCTTACAAGTGATACCGGGTTAAACCCAGGATGGTAGTAAAAGTATGCGTCTTCAAATTGTAAAAGGCAAGTTGCAAAACGTAAAGGTACAGAGTCTGGTGCCGGAAATTGCCACATTCCCTCGTCGGTTACTGTAGCCGAAAGTAGCTGTCCATTCCTATCTAACAAAACTGTTGAGGTTGAAGCTTTAAAATGAACAGGTCTGACAAATAATAAAAAGGCAAGCAGGAGTAAAACTCCTGCAAGCATATACTTTATATAAGTACTTCTGTAATCAATTTTCATGAAAAAGGCAAATGTTTAACTATTCCACTTTAACCCAGCCTCCTTTTTGCTGTGCTGCTATTGAGTTGTCGTACATCGCTTCGCAGTATGGTCCTGGCATATAGAACTTTCCAGCATAAGTTGCTGTAAGTTTAATGGTAAACTTTTTAGTTTCATTTGGTCTTAAACCAAAGTAGGTGATAACCCGATCGTCACGAATATCTTGATAATCAAATTTGTTTGACGACATATCATCAGTTCCTTCAAGTCGGGTATTTTGTATTTCCCATCCCGATGGGAAGATTTGAGTTAATGCCAACCCCTTAATCTCTCCTTTGGTGCCAGGATTCGATATGGAAACTTCGCAGATAAAATCCGTTCCTTTTTTCAACTGTTCAGGATTAAGCAATATCCCCCCATTGTCTTTGTAGACAACCTTCATTGTAATATTGCTTTCAAAGGCTTTCTCCTCGCCAAGCGGAGGTATTCCTGAAAGAGCAATGTTTACAAATACTGGTTTGGATGAACGGTTTTCGTAGGTAAATGTGTTGCTTCCATCCTTTATGCTTAATTCGTTCCTAGCAATTGGTTTACTAGTAGATAGCTTTTCGGTTTCGCCATTTATTGTGTAACGTACGTTCACCTTGCCATCCTCCTTATAGTTTAGCGACATTTTTGAAAGGGCAAGAAGAGAAGTTGCAGTTTCTTGGGTGCTAAGCCATCTGTTTCCAGAAAGGCTTTTACTTATCTCTTTTGCCAAACGGAAACCGTTAGTTTCGTCGTTGAGTAGAATTAAGGTTTCAAGAGTAATGGCTTTATCGCGTAAATCTGAACCATACGTATAGCTTAGCTCTCTATAGGGATCAAATTTTATTGGAGTGTTTTGAATAATCGATTTTGCTGTTTCTGCCTGTCCAATAAGGGCGTATGCTGCAGCTAGTCGCATCTTAGCAGCCAAACCAAGACTCTGTTCTTTGAGCTTATTCATTGCACCAATTTCGGGTGATTGTGCTAAAGCCAGAGTGTAAAGCCTATAGGCCTGAACCAAATCAGAATTCCTGTAGCTGTTCGATGTGTGCCTATATTCTCTAGCTGCACCTCGTTGGTATGCTAGCCAGTTACTTAAAATTGATTGAGGGATGTTAAAACCAGCCTCCTGTGCTTCAACTAGGAAATGGCCAACGTAGCTGGTACTCCAATCGTCGCTGTAATTATATGATGGCCAGTACCGGAAACTTCCAACAGTATTCTGTAGTTTTGATAGTTTGGCAATGGCCTCGTTTACATAGTAGTTTATATCACCCTTTTGGCCGGATGTAAGTTCTATTAGCTTGTCGAGGTAAATCTGTGGGAATACAGCCGAAGTTGTTTGCTCAACGCACCCATGAGGGTACCGAATAAGCTCATCGAGCCTTCGTTTTAGGTTAAGAGGGGGGAGGATAGAGGCTTCAATTGTCGCAGAATTGCTGCCAGGTATGCCAAATGTGTTAAATGAACCAGAAACTTTTGAATTTGCTGGAACTATTGTGTCAATGCTACGTGTTACTTCAGAAATAGGATTGCGTATGTTGATGTCAATTGTTTGGTATGCTTTAGCTCCATTACCAGTAGCTTCAATGGTTATTTTAGCATTTCCTGTGTTTCCGCCAACTCTAAGGTTAAAATAAACCATCTTTTCCCCTTCCTTTCTAAAACTTAAGGGCTTTTGTGCTTCCCCTACTATGCTAATATTTGGTGTTGTTTTTACTTTAACTAAAACATCTTTCACCTTATTGGACATGGTGAAGATATTTACAGGTAAGCTAATCTCTTCTTGAGGTCCTAAAACCCTTGGAAGAGTGGCCATAACCATTAAGTCGTTTCGAACAGGGCAGGCTTTTTCTGCATTACCATATGCTCCATTATTGGCAGCAACTACCATGGCTCTTACGCTCCCGATATAATTGCCAAGGTTGACTGAAATCTTCTTGCGATCTTTCTTTCCCAAGGAGAATGGTCCAAAATATCGTACCACTGGTTTAAACCGTTGGTTTTTCTCGCCCTCCTGAACTTTTACATCTTCGTCACCTCCAATTGAGATGTTTCTTTCAAGTTTGCCACCAAAGGCTCCAATAACATAGTCGTAAATATCCCAAGTTCTTACTCCTAATGCTTCTTGAGCATAGAATATAGAGTGCGGGTCGGGAGTTTTGAATCGATTGATATCAAGTAGACCTTCGTCTACAATTGCTAGGGTGAAATTCATTGGCTTACCATTCTTCTCGCTTACACTGACAGTGAAGGTTTGATTGGTTTTGAGCTCATCGGGCATGTCGATGATAGGTTGAAGAATAGTTTGCGGGTCGGTAACTGCTACTCGGGTAATACCAAACATGCGGATAGGCAGGTCGTTGGATTTGTTTTTGTGGGGTTGAATCAGGGTTACATGAATAAAAGCATTTGGAGCCATTTCGGGTGTTGTTTCAACCTCTACAACATTATTTGCTTTTGAAGCATCGGCCCACCATGCTTTAATTACTCTGGAGCCATTTTCAACACTAATTAGAGCCCTAGATCCTTCTGAACCTGGAAATGTAAGCTGTACTTTGTCGCCAACATTGCACTCGTCCTTATTAATGGCTAATGCTAGGATAGAAGCCCCACCTGGACGGTCGGCTTGAGTTTTGCTATATCCCCAGGGCCAATCGAAGTATACAATTTTACCACAGCTAACACCAGTTTCCTTGTCAGTGATTTTCAGGTAAAAGCGTCCCCATTCTGGATAATTGATTCGTAGCGGAAAGGTTGCTTTACCGTTTTTTGTAGCAATTTCTTTTCTGCTAACAAGTTTTTCATAGTTTCTACTAACGTAGCTCGCATCGCTATTATCGAGCTGTTCCCACCACCAGCGCCACGAAAGTTTAAAAAGTTCTACAACAAGGTTATTACAATTTACTGGTTTGCCATTAGCATCGATTGTAACAACTTTAAACTCCTGGTCAGAATCGGTTTCGAGCCAACCCATGCCAGGTTTGGGCTTAGGTGCCAATACACCAACGAATCTATTGTAAGGGTAAAAGGTTCTAGAAAATAGGTCGATGCTATAATCACCTCCCTGTTCAAAAACGCGTCCCTTGAACAGTACATTAATTGCAGCAGGCATATTCCTTTGCTTGGTAATTTTGCCAGTAACGGTTGAGTTCCCATTTGCATCAAGCATACCTTCCCAGAGCGTATAGCTGTTTGATTCAAACTGAATGCCAGGATCGTTGAAGGTGTACTGGCTATACTTTGGGAATGTAGCGTTTCCTTTTTTGAGTGTAACTTCGTACTTGGCTTTCAGATTACCGGCAGGTGCCCCGTGTAACCATTTTACATTTATTGGTGCACTTATTACTCCTGATTGTGGTATATTATCAATGTCAAGATTTATTTTAAGCCTATTGGGCTTAATGGTTTCTATTTTAAGCGTTTTGTTGAAAATTGCGCCTCCCACTTTTACTCTTGCCATCCAATTGCCAGTAGGGGCTTGCTCGTCGGTTGGGACAGGGAAGTAAAACATTCCCATTGGGTTATTGGGTTTCACAATCTTTTTGACCATTGTTCCTCTGGGATCGCGAAGTTCAAAAATGATCGGATGGTTTTCTGGTATAGTCTTCTCTTTATCTTCAAGTATAAACGACAAGTGAAGCGTATCGCCAGGGCGCCATACACCACGTTCTCCGTAAATCATTCCTTTAAGCCCCCTTTGAACCTCAAAACCACCAACATCAAAGTTGCTTAAAGAGTTTGATGAGCCATTATCAACCCTTAAATAACCCTTTTGATTCCCATCGATAGCTGTTACCAAATATGGAGTGCGCGAAAGAGAGAATTCGGCAAACCCATCGGAGTTAGTTTTATCTTCAGCTAATAGCTGATTTTGGTAATCGGTAATTCTGATAGTAACATCTGACCTTGGCTTAGCTGAGGGTAAGTCGGTGACAACTACAAGCATTTTCCCATTGTTTCCCATTTTTGCAAGAACACCTAAATCGGACGACATGATGATTTGGTTTATCATCCTAGAACTCATGTAGTAGGCTGGATTGCAAGGATTGTCGCGTTCTCGCCAGTCGTAGTCCTCATCATAATAGTAATCATCATAATCATCATAAACTTCATCCGATGAACTCATGTCATCTACTTCACTTTTATCACTTTCGCATGGGTTCAGCAGCTGATGTTTATTAAATGTTATTTTTATTTGATATAGAGCCCCTGGATCGGCCTCAAAAAAATTACTAAGGTCTAGTGTATAGCGGGTCCATTTATTGGGCACAACTACTCCGTACTCAAGTAATGATATGTTTTTTCTAAAAACGCTGTAGCCAACCCTTCGTAGCTCATAAGTCTCACCTAACCGATTTACTTGTAAGTAGTATGGAATATTGTTCTCGAATATTTTAATTACCTCAACGGTTACCGCTTTTAAGTTAACAGCCTCAAAGGGATAGACTAATCCCTGTGATGTGGGAAGGATAGTCCCTTTACTTACCGACCGTAACGAAGGTTTAATGTCTTCAAAAATGAACTTCTGAGTGTAATCGTCTTCGAGCTTTTTACCCTCAAAGTTTTTGATGCCTTTATGTACATTAACTTCGCCAACCTCTTGAGTTTCTTGTGGGAGGTATACGCGTAGCAAATTCCTATCAAGTTCAAACCGAAGGTTAGTATAACCATCTATTTCAACCAGACCCTCAAAATCTTGATTTTCATCTAAAAGATCGGAGAATAAAATTTGAATGGATTGATTTGGCGATTGTGTAACCTTTGTATTGATAACCGAGAACTCATCTATTGCAGGTACGTCGAATTTAAAACTTCCACTATTGCTTCCGTTAATTTCTTCTGAATTCCAGGTAACGTCAACAATACTTTTTTTGTTAGTTCTTTTTATACCTTTAATACTGATGTTGTAAGTTTTCAAATCAGTTTGTTCGAGTTCAATGTCGAGCATTTGTCCATTATGGCTTGCCTTGAAGCATTTTTTAATACTCTCAACATTTGCATAGTCGGCAAGTTGAACAACCCCTTCAAGGGCATATGTTTTTGGCTCATCGGCACTTTGGACAATTAGACCGACAAAATCGACTGCTATAGATTGAGGAATAACACGAATGGAAAAGTCCAGGTTCTCAAATCTTTTATCGTCCACATCAGTTACCTTGCCAAGGTAAAACCTAATAGTGTATATTTCGCCTGATTTTAAAGGCTTGTCGGGTTTAAACTCAATTGTAAGTGAGTCGACCCAGAATGCTTTCCCATCGACACTTGGTGAGATATTAAACACCTTTGTTTTTATCTCATCGCCTACGCTTGTGAACGATGATGCAGGCTTTGCTAACCTTATCGCTATGGTTGAATTTGCCGATACCATTCCAGAAGTGTAGGCCGAAACGTATTGGCTAAAGGTTGGATCAACTACTGTAATTATCTCTTTTGACTTTTTTTTGCATGAGGTGACTAATGCAATTCCTACTAAGGATATCACAATAAGTCTAAGGAAAGGACTTCTTTTGTTTTTCATGATCGATATAATTTTAATTTTGTTTTCATTTAATGATAAACTACCGCTGCATATCCCACCCAGTGCCTTAAGTTGGCTGGTGCTGTATGCCCCATTCCTAGGTCCTCGACTGGGATTTGTGTTTTTTCAATGCTAGTAGAATACCCAACAGGCAATCCAACAAGGTCTTGACCGTTTTGGAGTTTATTCAGATTTAATGCGGTGAGTAGAGCAAATGGAATGGAGTATCGCCCACACCAAGTCCACTTATACTCCATATAGTTAGATGAATCTACTGTGTAGCCATAGAAGTTTCGCACCATTTCGGGTGATAAGTTCCCTACTAGGGTAGTATTTAGAATCTCCAGTTCCAGAGTTTTGGCTTTTTTATAGCCTGCCGAATCGGATCCAAAGGGGGCATAGTTCTTACCGCCCCAATCCATATCGCCATAATGAACGGCATCTGTTGTTACGACAATAGCCACATCGGAACCCCAACTTAATCCTTCCTTCTTAAAAGTTACATATAACGCCTTAGCCAATTTTTCTGCAAGGACCTCAATTCTCTCCTTGCTCATGTAAGGGACAAGTATAGGTACGATTTCAATATCACGATTCTGTTTCTGTAAAAATGGTAACATCGATTCAATGGAATGCTCTACAATGTGCATGCTATCATGCTTTATTGCATCATCTTGAGGTAAGAGTTTGTAAATCTGATTTCTAAGCTTGGAAATCTTAATGTTTCCAAAGGGCCCTTTCCATGAATCAAAACTTTCGAAAACTAGTTTATCTTGTAATCCATATCGCTTTGCCTTATGTGCTACACCAAAAAGAATAACCGTTTTGGCCGTTATGTTCCGAAGAGTTGCGGGATAAAGCCATCCCACATAAGTATGGTCGTCGTGGGGGCATATTGCCAACCGGCTTTCTTTTATGTTTGGAGCGCTTTCAAGAAAATAACCTTGAATTCTACTAATTCGATTTAGAATGGAATCTACCTGATAGTCTTTTGTTGCAAAACCAATTGTATCAACTGGAAATCGAACTTGTTCATGTTCCTTTGTCTTTCCACAGGATAGCAACAAAAGTGGTAGTGCTAAAAAGAGTGTAGCATTTACTTTCATGGCTAATTTGTATGTTAATAAAAGTAAATTTACATTTTTTTGTCTTATTCCCATAGCTTAGAGATATTTAATTCTATAAATGATTGTATAAAAAAACAACCCCATGACAAACAAGTGCCATGGGGTTATAAACTAAGTAGTTGTCAAATTATTCTCAGAAAGTTTATTTTACAGTTGAACCGTTTGAAACCATTCCTAAAGGAGATACAAGCTGTAACTTACCATCAATATCCTCAGCCATTAGTATCATACCCTTTGATTCTATACCCCTAATCTTTCTAGGTTCTAAATTGGCAAGTACAACAACCTGTTTTCCAATAAGGTTTTCTGGTTCAAAGAATTCTGCAATTCCCGAAACTATTACTCGGGTATCAAGTCCAGTGTCGATTTTAAGTTTAAGAAGTTTTTGTGTTTTAGGAACGCGTTCTGCTTCAAGGACTTTGGCTACGCGGATATCCATCTTGGAGAACTCATCGTAGGTTACCAAATCTTTGGGTGGGGCTACCTTAGCATTTGCCTTTTCATTTTCTTCTTTCACCTTCCTTAATTTGTTGAGCTGCTTTTCTATAACGTCATCCTCAATTTTTTCAAAAAGCAATTCTGGCTCATTTAGCTGATGTCCTGGTTGAAGGAGATTGTCGGTTCCTGCTTCGGCCCAACTTTTGCTAGAATAGTTAATCATATTCCTTATCTTCTCGGAAGTAAAGGGGAGGAACGGTTCAAGAAGGATGCCCAAATTGGCAGTAATCTGCATCGATACGTTAAGGATTGTAGCAACCTTATCGGGGTTAGTCTTAAATACCTTCCATGGTTCTGTGTCGGCCAGGTACTTGTTACCAAGGCGGGCGAGACTCATAGCTTCTTTCAACGCCTCGCGAAAGCGAAACTCATCGAGGCTTTTCTCGATAGATTGTTTGATTTTTGGAATTTCAGCAAGCGTTTCCCTGTCGTATTCGTCAATCTCTTTAATTGCTGGAACTTTAGAGTCAAAGTACTTCTTAGTTAAAACCATGGCTCTGTTCACAAAATTACCAAGGATGGCAACTAGCTCGCTATTATTCCTGGTTTGAAAGTCTTTCCACGTAAAATCGTTATCCTTGGTTTCGGGCATGTTTGCAGTAAGTACGTAACGTAATACATCCTGTTTCCCTGGAAATTCTTCGAGATACTCATGTAGCCAAACCGCCCAGTTTCGCGATGTTGAAATCTTATCGCCTTCAAGGTTGAGAAACTCATTAGCAGGGACATTGTCTGGTAGAATGTAGCTTCCCTCAGCCTTAAGCATGGCAGGGAAAATAATACAATGGAAAACTATATTGTCCTTACCGATGAAGTGGATTAAACGTGTTTCGGGGTCTTTCCAATATTTTTCCCAATCGGGAGTTAACTCTTTTGTAGCAGATATGTATCCGATTGGTGCATCGAACCATACATAAAGTACTTTGCCTTCAGCCCCCTCTACTGGCACAGGAACCCCCCAGTCTAAGTCGCGGCTCACTGCTCTAGGTTGTAATCCCTGGTCGAACCAGCTCTTACACTGCCCGTAAACATTCGATTTCCACTCTTTATGGTCTGTTAAAATCCATTTTTCCAAATCTGGCTGGAACTTATCGAGAGGGAGGAACCAGTGTTTTGTCGATTTTAGTACTGGTTTTGAACCGCTAAGCATCGATTTTGGGTCCTTGAGGTCGGTAGGGTTAAGACTTGTTCCACACTTTTCGCACTGGTCGCCATAAGCCTTCTCATTGCCGCAGTGAGGGCATGTTCCCATGATGTACCTGTCGGCAAGAAATTGGCCAACCTCTTCGTCGTAGTACTGCTCGGTGGTTTTCTCAATGAAAACACCTTTGTCGTAAAGCTTTCTGAAAAATTCGCTTGCCGTTTCGTAGTGCACCTTTGATGTGGTACGGGAGTATATATCAAAAGCAATTCCGAACTTCTCAAACGATTCTTTTATAATAGCATTATACTTATCAACTATTGCCTGAGGAGTAGTATTCTCCTGGCGAGCTTTAATGGTAATGGGAACCCCATGCTCATCGGAGCCACAAACCGAAATCACATCAACCCCTTTAGCCCTAAGGTAACGGGTAAAAATATCGGATGGAATATAAACACCTGCAAGATGTCCAATATGAACCGGGCCGTTGGCATATGGCAATGCAGATGTTATCATGTAACGTTTAAACGACTTCATTTTACAGTATGATTAGCAAGAATAAAGATTTACAATTAGATAAATTTTATGCAAATCTAACAGATTTTTACGTAACATCCTGATAGGATAAGATTTTTTAGCGGAAAGAACTTGGGGAAATGATGACGAATGTTTTGGAGGAATGAGAGGAAATTAATTGAAGTTAGAGGAAGTTAAATGAAGTTAGAGGAATGACTCGGAATGACTCGGAAATATTCGGAAGGATTCGGAAGATTTGAGACCGTGTTTAGTTTTTAGATTTTGGAGTTTCGATTTTTTTTGACCTCACCCCCTGCCCCTCTCCTGAAAAGGAGAGGGGAGTTAAGCCTCCCCTCTCAGGGGAGGTTTGGAGGGGTCCTTGGAAGGAAGAAGGATTCGGAATGACTCGGAAATATTCGGAAGTATCGGAATTTCATGTGGCAATTCTTAAATCTTGGATCTGAATTCTTGAATCTTGAATCTTGAATCCGTCAATGCCGGACAAGTCTGAAATCCGTCAATGCCGGACAAGTCTTGAATCTTGAATCCGTCTTCGCCGGACAAGTCTGAAATCTTGAATTAATGTCATGCTGAACCTGCCGAAGCCACGTTTGTTTCCCTTCTTTTGCCTTGATGCAAAAGAAGCAAAAGATCAAGGCTGAAAAGCCTGTTCCGATGGGTGCCCCGTGGTCGTGCCGGCCGCGCGGCGCAACTCGCCATGCCTGCGGCATGCCTCAAACAGCGCCGCTTACTTTACCCCTCGCAACGCCCCGCCCACGACCCATTGGCGGAACAGGCTTTTATGCCGTTTTTTTGTGCGGTGGTATACTCACGGATTACAAACAACCGAAGGGATCTCACCGAGGGTTATTCCGCGCGAGCGGGTGGTGAAACTATCTAATACTATAAGTTTTTTGTTCCAATAAATAAAATAGAGTATCTGTTTTTAGCACTCCATCTTCGCCTGATTGGCAGCCCAGACAATAAGGGATAACGATATAACCTTTTTCTATCCTAATTTCTTCTTTTTTAGCGAAAGGATTCCAGGAGGGATATGAAAAGTAAAATTGTGAAGTATAAATATCACTAATGGTGTTTTTAGAAAAATCCCACCTGTAGATTTTGATCAGATATACCGGCCCCTCACCCTCTACAAACTTAACAACTATGTCCTTACTCCCCTTTTCAGCTTCAAACGTATAAACGTCTATGGGGTAATACGAAGCATCTTCGCCATAATTGAGTTCAATTATGGTTTTTATCAAGTTGGTATCTGATGAAAGCTGCAAAAAGTGCAAGCTCATGTCCGAACCAAGGCATGAAATATATGTTTTATCTTCATGCTTTAATGAAATCAACTTTTTACATGTTATTTTTTCATGGATGTTTTTACTTTTTGATCCGGGAATAATTCTCGTTGTTGAGAATAACTTCTTGCCATTATACATATAATCCCTATAGATTATGTGTGTATTCTGAGCTAGCAAGCTATTCAAACAACACACTAAGCATAACATGACTACTAACTGTTTCATAATACATTAATTTAGTTTTTAGCTTTTAAAATATTGATGTAGTGCTCTGGATTTTTTCTATCTGCAAAACCATCTGGCCACCATTTTTCGAAAACCTCAAAATGCAAATGTATTTCATTAGGCCTACTTAACAAAAATTCTGCGCCTGTTACACCTACCGCTCCAATACAATCCCCTTTTTTAACATTTTGATTAATTTTTACATGTATTTTACTTAAATGTGCGTATTGGTTTAACCCCGAATATTTTTGTCATTATTATTAAAAAGGTTTAGGACACACTCGTCATCCTGATTAATCAAAGATAACCCACGTTCCGAATTTGTCAACAAAGCAAGCGATGGTAAGCTGTTTGACTCCTCAAAGGCATCATCGCCCTTGACAAATTCTCCATTTTGGGCTTTTGGTGGCTTAACAGGATGACAAGGGAACGTCTCATGCCAATATTCTACCGGGGATCGCCTGCCGGGATATTATTTTTCGCAACCTCTCATTCTCCCTTTCAAGGGCCCTGATTTTAGGGTCAACCCTATGATACTGGGGTGCTAGACCATCGGGTCCCTGCTGGTCGAACTTGCTCTTCCAGCTGTAGAACAAGCTCCTTGAAATCTGAAATTTACGACAGGTGACATCTACTCCTTGATTCTCGCCTTCTCGCAGAATCTGAAGTTTTTCTTCCAGCGTGAATTTTCTTCTTCCTCTTTTCATAATATTACAAGTTTATTATACTAAATTTTTTATCCAAAATTTGTCCAGTAAACTAGGGGGCTAGAATATATATTAGTCTTCAGTAGTATCATACTCACCCTTAGAGTTAAAATAAGTATTAATAAAAATCGGATTTATTTTACATCCATGAATGCTTTTATAAAACTTATTTTCTTTAAACAAGAAAAATATTGATGTTGATTTTAGCTGTAAAATCTCATCATACTTTATAGTATCAATTCCATTAGAATACTTTAGAACAGACATAAATTCAAAATCATCGGAGTCAACTTTCTGTAAATAACTAACTGACTTATAACAAAAAAAAGATTCAAATTCATCTTTTGTTAATCCTTGATGGAATGCAAAAGCATCTATCAACTCAATATAAAATAAAAGTTTTTCGTAACATGCGCTCTCGATGTTAGAAAGCTTCTCATTTCTTATTAGTTGCTCTTGATTAAAAATATCCACCCAAATCAAAACGCTTATAATAAGTATTATGATGGATGATATTAATAAAGTTAGGTTTGTCTTTTTCATTTATACGCTTCTTTGATTAAAAACTTAAAAAAAGCAAAGTCCCAGTTTAATAATGCAATATCCATTTCCGCATATGATGGAGATTGTTTTTTTAATGCAA containing:
- a CDS encoding alpha-2-macroglobulin family protein; this encodes MKNKRSPFLRLIVISLVGIALVTSCKKKSKEIITVVDPTFSQYVSAYTSGMVSANSTIAIRLAKPASSFTSVGDEIKTKVFNISPSVDGKAFWVDSLTIEFKPDKPLKSGEIYTIRFYLGKVTDVDDKRFENLDFSIRVIPQSIAVDFVGLIVQSADEPKTYALEGVVQLADYANVESIKKCFKASHNGQMLDIELEQTDLKTYNISIKGIKRTNKKSIVDVTWNSEEINGSNSGSFKFDVPAIDEFSVINTKVTQSPNQSIQILFSDLLDENQDFEGLVEIDGYTNLRFELDRNLLRVYLPQETQEVGEVNVHKGIKNFEGKKLEDDYTQKFIFEDIKPSLRSVSKGTILPTSQGLVYPFEAVNLKAVTVEVIKIFENNIPYYLQVNRLGETYELRRVGYSVFRKNISLLEYGVVVPNKWTRYTLDLSNFFEADPGALYQIKITFNKHQLLNPCESDKSEVDDMSSSDEVYDDYDDYYYDEDYDWRERDNPCNPAYYMSSRMINQIIMSSDLGVLAKMGNNGKMLVVVTDLPSAKPRSDVTIRITDYQNQLLAEDKTNSDGFAEFSLSRTPYLVTAIDGNQKGYLRVDNGSSNSLSNFDVGGFEVQRGLKGMIYGERGVWRPGDTLHLSFILEDKEKTIPENHPIIFELRDPRGTMVKKIVKPNNPMGMFYFPVPTDEQAPTGNWMARVKVGGAIFNKTLKIETIKPNRLKINLDIDNIPQSGVISAPINVKWLHGAPAGNLKAKYEVTLKKGNATFPKYSQYTFNDPGIQFESNSYTLWEGMLDANGNSTVTGKITKQRNMPAAINVLFKGRVFEQGGDYSIDLFSRTFYPYNRFVGVLAPKPKPGMGWLETDSDQEFKVVTIDANGKPVNCNNLVVELFKLSWRWWWEQLDNSDASYVSRNYEKLVSRKEIATKNGKATFPLRINYPEWGRFYLKITDKETGVSCGKIVYFDWPWGYSKTQADRPGGASILALAINKDECNVGDKVQLTFPGSEGSRALISVENGSRVIKAWWADASKANNVVEVETTPEMAPNAFIHVTLIQPHKNKSNDLPIRMFGITRVAVTDPQTILQPIIDMPDELKTNQTFTVSVSEKNGKPMNFTLAIVDEGLLDINRFKTPDPHSIFYAQEALGVRTWDIYDYVIGAFGGKLERNISIGGDEDVKVQEGEKNQRFKPVVRYFGPFSLGKKDRKKISVNLGNYIGSVRAMVVAANNGAYGNAEKACPVRNDLMVMATLPRVLGPQEEISLPVNIFTMSNKVKDVLVKVKTTPNISIVGEAQKPLSFRKEGEKMVYFNLRVGGNTGNAKITIEATGNGAKAYQTIDINIRNPISEVTRSIDTIVPANSKVSGSFNTFGIPGSNSATIEASILPPLNLKRRLDELIRYPHGCVEQTTSAVFPQIYLDKLIELTSGQKGDINYYVNEAIAKLSKLQNTVGSFRYWPSYNYSDDWSTSYVGHFLVEAQEAGFNIPQSILSNWLAYQRGAAREYRHTSNSYRNSDLVQAYRLYTLALAQSPEIGAMNKLKEQSLGLAAKMRLAAAYALIGQAETAKSIIQNTPIKFDPYRELSYTYGSDLRDKAITLETLILLNDETNGFRLAKEISKSLSGNRWLSTQETATSLLALSKMSLNYKEDGKVNVRYTINGETEKLSTSKPIARNELSIKDGSNTFTYENRSSKPVFVNIALSGIPPLGEEKAFESNITMKVVYKDNGGILLNPEQLKKGTDFICEVSISNPGTKGEIKGLALTQIFPSGWEIQNTRLEGTDDMSSNKFDYQDIRDDRVITYFGLRPNETKKFTIKLTATYAGKFYMPGPYCEAMYDNSIAAQQKGGWVKVE
- the amrB gene encoding AmmeMemoRadiSam system protein B, whose translation is MGIRQKNVNLLLLTYKLAMKVNATLFLALPLLLLSCGKTKEHEQVRFPVDTIGFATKDYQVDSILNRISRIQGYFLESAPNIKESRLAICPHDDHTYVGWLYPATLRNITAKTVILFGVAHKAKRYGLQDKLVFESFDSWKGPFGNIKISKLRNQIYKLLPQDDAIKHDSMHIVEHSIESMLPFLQKQNRDIEIVPILVPYMSKERIEVLAEKLAKALYVTFKKEGLSWGSDVAIVVTTDAVHYGDMDWGGKNYAPFGSDSAGYKKAKTLELEILNTTLVGNLSPEMVRNFYGYTVDSSNYMEYKWTWCGRYSIPFALLTALNLNKLQNGQDLVGLPVGYSTSIEKTQIPVEDLGMGHTAPANLRHWVGYAAVVYH
- the metG gene encoding methionine--tRNA ligase, with protein sequence MKSFKRYMITSALPYANGPVHIGHLAGVYIPSDIFTRYLRAKGVDVISVCGSDEHGVPITIKARQENTTPQAIVDKYNAIIKESFEKFGIAFDIYSRTTSKVHYETASEFFRKLYDKGVFIEKTTEQYYDEEVGQFLADRYIMGTCPHCGNEKAYGDQCEKCGTSLNPTDLKDPKSMLSGSKPVLKSTKHWFLPLDKFQPDLEKWILTDHKEWKSNVYGQCKSWFDQGLQPRAVSRDLDWGVPVPVEGAEGKVLYVWFDAPIGYISATKELTPDWEKYWKDPETRLIHFIGKDNIVFHCIIFPAMLKAEGSYILPDNVPANEFLNLEGDKISTSRNWAVWLHEYLEEFPGKQDVLRYVLTANMPETKDNDFTWKDFQTRNNSELVAILGNFVNRAMVLTKKYFDSKVPAIKEIDEYDRETLAEIPKIKQSIEKSLDEFRFREALKEAMSLARLGNKYLADTEPWKVFKTNPDKVATILNVSMQITANLGILLEPFLPFTSEKIRNMINYSSKSWAEAGTDNLLQPGHQLNEPELLFEKIEDDVIEKQLNKLRKVKEENEKANAKVAPPKDLVTYDEFSKMDIRVAKVLEAERVPKTQKLLKLKIDTGLDTRVIVSGIAEFFEPENLIGKQVVVLANLEPRKIRGIESKGMILMAEDIDGKLQLVSPLGMVSNGSTVK
- a CDS encoding transposase — protein: MKRGRRKFTLEEKLQILREGENQGVDVTCRKFQISRSLFYSWKSKFDQQGPDGLAPQYHRVDPKIRALERENERLRKIISRQAIPGRILA